Proteins from a single region of candidate division KSB1 bacterium:
- a CDS encoding CoA-binding protein — MDWHDFLVESDEGIRQILKTSRTIAVVGIKDDSHAYEAAHSVPAYLHSRGYKIIPVNPNYKSVFGIRMLKSLAEVEEPVDIVILFRAPANVPMHVDDILRLKPKVLWMQTGIRHQEAAHKLAKHGIKVVQDHCMYMDHLRLIRAAA; from the coding sequence ATGGACTGGCACGATTTCCTCGTCGAGAGTGACGAGGGTATCCGGCAGATTTTGAAAACCAGCCGCACCATCGCTGTAGTTGGAATCAAAGATGACAGCCATGCCTACGAAGCGGCTCACAGCGTTCCGGCCTATCTTCACTCTCGCGGCTATAAGATTATCCCCGTCAACCCGAATTATAAATCCGTTTTTGGCATTCGCATGCTAAAATCATTGGCTGAAGTCGAGGAACCGGTTGACATCGTGATTTTGTTCCGCGCGCCGGCCAATGTGCCGATGCACGTCGATGACATCTTGCGTTTGAAACCGAAAGTGTTGTGGATGCAAACCGGCATTCGCCATCAGGAGGCCGCGCACAAGCTGGCAAAGCACGGCATCAAAGTCGTACAGGATCATTGCATGTACATGGATCATCTCCGCCTGATTCGCGCTGCGGCGTAA
- a CDS encoding isochorismatase has translation MAPRTLPLPPHFDPAKVGEVWRVDYQERAAEAEQWAKQHQISPAANDRFKICLLLVDVQNTFCIPGFELFVAGRSGAAAVDDNRRLCKFIYRNLSAITEICPTLDTHLAAQIFHPVFLVNDKGEHPQPFSLISAEEVEQGKWKFNPALAPSLHTDAEAGQKHLRHYVRILKAGGKYDLTIWPYHAMLGGIGHALVSSVEEAVFFHSLARLSQPDFQVKGNKAWTENYSVLRPEVLEGADGRPIAERNTQLINKLLQFDAVIIAGQAKSHCVAWTIDDLLNELVPHGKELAQKVYLLEDCTSPVVVPGVIDYTEPADAAFRRFADAGMHVVRSTEPVASWPGIRL, from the coding sequence ATGGCGCCTCGCACTCTTCCTCTGCCGCCACATTTTGACCCCGCCAAAGTCGGTGAAGTTTGGCGAGTCGATTATCAAGAACGTGCCGCCGAAGCCGAACAATGGGCCAAACAACATCAGATTTCTCCGGCAGCCAATGATCGTTTCAAAATCTGCCTGCTGCTGGTGGATGTGCAGAACACGTTTTGCATTCCGGGTTTCGAGCTTTTCGTCGCCGGACGTTCCGGAGCCGCTGCGGTTGACGACAACCGCCGGCTCTGTAAGTTCATTTATCGGAATCTCAGCGCCATCACCGAGATTTGTCCGACGCTGGACACTCATCTCGCGGCCCAGATTTTTCACCCGGTTTTTCTGGTGAATGACAAGGGTGAACATCCCCAGCCATTTTCGTTGATTTCGGCGGAGGAGGTCGAACAAGGAAAATGGAAATTCAATCCGGCGCTGGCGCCCAGCTTGCATACCGATGCTGAGGCCGGACAAAAACATCTGCGGCATTATGTCCGCATATTAAAAGCCGGCGGCAAATACGATCTCACCATCTGGCCGTATCACGCCATGCTCGGCGGCATCGGCCACGCGCTGGTCTCCTCTGTTGAAGAAGCCGTCTTTTTTCACAGCCTGGCGCGCCTCAGTCAGCCGGATTTTCAAGTGAAAGGCAACAAGGCCTGGACGGAAAATTATTCCGTTTTGCGTCCGGAAGTTTTGGAGGGCGCCGATGGCCGGCCAATCGCTGAACGCAACACGCAGTTGATCAACAAGCTGCTCCAGTTCGATGCCGTGATTATCGCCGGGCAGGCCAAGAGCCATTGCGTGGCCTGGACGATTGACGATTTGTTGAACGAACTGGTGCCGCACGGAAAAGAATTGGCTCAAAAAGTTTATCTGCTCGAAGACTGCACCTCGCCGGTCGTCGTTCCCGGTGTCATCGACTACACCGAGCCTGCCGATGCGGCTTTCCGCCGATTTGCCGATGCCGGCATGCATGTTGTCCGCTCGACTGAACCGGTTGCGAGTTGGCCGGGGATTAGATTGTAG